The Acidobacteriota bacterium genome has a segment encoding these proteins:
- a CDS encoding DUF5668 domain-containing protein, with amino-acid sequence MYMRNRIVGPVAMITVGVLFLLDGFTPYGFHRTWPIILIAIGAALVMQRAAGNDPGPRAETPSATGPDTTSEKR; translated from the coding sequence ATGTATATGCGCAATCGCATCGTGGGACCGGTCGCAATGATCACGGTGGGCGTGCTCTTCCTGCTGGATGGGTTCACTCCCTACGGCTTCCATCGCACCTGGCCGATCATCCTGATCGCCATCGGCGCGGCGCTGGTGATGCAGCGCGCCGCCGGCAATGACCCTGGCCCGCGGGCAGAGACGCCCTCGGCCACCGGCCCCGATACCACTTCCGAGAAAAGGTGA